A genomic segment from Salmo trutta chromosome 38, fSalTru1.1, whole genome shotgun sequence encodes:
- the LOC115178833 gene encoding keratin, type I cytoskeletal 13 — MSYYSYKSSSGGGGGPMNFSGGSNIMSSRVGYVSSAPKAFSVYGGGSGGGTRISSSSVRSVSSGYGGGAGFGGGYGSGGGGFGSGGGGFGSGGGGGFNLSSALDGGAIHLNEKATMQNLNDRLSTYLDKVRSLEEANSKLEIQIREYYEKKGPAAERDYSKYWDVINDLKDKINGATCNNANILLQIDNSKLAADDFQTKFEHELMMRQSVEADIANLRRLLDQTTLTKADLEMQIEGLQDELAYLKKNHIEELAAMRAQLTGTVNVEVDAAPQQDMARMMEEIRTQYEGIIDKHRRDQEAWFTDKSANLSKEVATSTEIIQTTKTEINDLRRTMQGLEIELQSQLSMKAAMENTLRETDGRYSAMLSGYQNQIDMLEQELNRVRQSIETQGHDYKMLLDIKSRLEQEIATYRGLLEGEESRTGGSGGSKTTVTTSTVRSSS; from the exons ATGTCTTACTACTCATACAAGAGCTCCAGCGGCGGCGGCGGCGGCCCCATGAACTTCTCCGGCGGCTCCAACATCATGTCAAGCCGGGTGGGCTACGTGTCCAGCGCCCCCAAGGCCTTCAGCGTGTACGGAGGTGGTTCTGGTGGTGGCACTCgcatctcctcttcctctgtccgcTCAGTCTCCTCTGGGTACGGCGGCGGGGCCGGCTTCGGTGGTGGCTATGGATCCGGCGGTGGCGGCTTTGGATCCGGCGGTGGCGGCTTTGGATCCGGCGGTGGTGGCGGCTTCAACCTGTCCAGCGCCCTGGATGGCGGCGCCATCCACCTGAACGAGAAGGCCACCATGCAGAACCTGAACGACCGCCTGTCCACCTACCTGGATAAGGTGCGGTCCCTGGAGGAGGCCAACTCCAAGTTGGAGATTCAGATCAGAGAGTATTATGAGAAGAAGGGCCCTGCCGCCGAGAGAGACTACAGCAAATACTGGGACGTCATCAACGACCTGAAGGACAAG ATCAACGGTGCCACATGCAACAATGCCAACATCCTGCTGCAGATTGACAACTCTAAACTGGCTGCTGATGACTTCCAGACCAA GTTCGAGCATGAGCTGATGATGCGCCAGTCGGTGGAGGCTGACATCGCCAACCTGCGTCGCCTGCTGGACCAAACCACTCTGACCAAGGCCGACCTGGAGATGCAGATCGAGGGTCTGCAGGATGAGCTGGCCTACCTCAAGAAGAACCACATAGAG GAGCTGGCAGCCATGCGTGCTCAACTCACTGGCACAGTGAACGTGGAGGTGGACGCAGCACCCCAGCAGGACATGGCCAGGATGATGGAGGAGATCCGCACCCAGTACGAGGGCATCATCGACAAACACCGCCGTGACCAGGAGGCATGGTTCACAGACAAG tcAGCCAACCTGTCCAAGGAGGTGGCCACCAGCACAGAGATCATCCAGACCACCAAAACGGAGATCAACGACCTGAGACGCACCATGCAGGGCCTGGAGATCGAGCTGCAGTCACAGCTCAGCATG AAAGCAGCTATGGAGAACAcactgagagagacagatggcCGCTACAGCGCCATGCTCTCGGGCTACCAGAACCAGATCGACATGCTGGAACAGGAGCTAAACAGGGTGCGCCAGAGCATCGAGACGCAGGGCCATGATTACAAGATGCTGCTGGACATCAAGTCCCGTCTGGAGCAGGAGATCGCCACCTACAGGGGCCTCCTGGAAGGGGAGGAGTCCAG AACTGGTGGCTCAG GGGGATCGAAAACCACAGTTACAACCTCAACAGTGCGCTCTTCCAGCTAG